The Lentisphaera araneosa HTCC2155 genome has a segment encoding these proteins:
- a CDS encoding type IV pilin protein gives MMKKFTLIEVLVVVAIIGILASLILPSLKD, from the coding sequence ATGATGAAAAAATTCACTCTCATTGAAGTCTTGGTAGTGGTTGCCATTATCGGTATTTTAGCGTCCTTGATCTTGCCGAGTTTGAAGGACTAG
- a CDS encoding GntR family transcriptional regulator, which produces MIVNPDSQVAACCRDIVRYIASNELSVGDKLPSQEELRKVLNYSHNSVTPAMNLLVESGMLGRKRGLGTVVLNLKSQPKGLWRIGLAFGLMDVNHKSQYQNVLTSYLQEQSQKNHCHIRFYVLNYDKKDQLHELSHFGMLENDCQAGRLDGIISSAYFSQTAIDQAMGYHIPICKLGKHENYQLKIEYSEESFHALAQNMLNEGDKILYLGSLDEKAHHHYLTNYQEFVHLSTNTPVDSLLELIKNKGFDNIIVRNDVVALELSSLMSQHGLTNPLIIQSNKQVPLYYSTPVRKIELDIEHLAQQALEMTIHAISSQDYKKSETHLKFKAENL; this is translated from the coding sequence ATGATAGTAAATCCAGATAGTCAGGTGGCAGCATGTTGTCGCGATATAGTGAGGTATATTGCTAGCAATGAATTGTCAGTAGGAGATAAATTGCCCAGTCAAGAAGAGTTGCGTAAAGTTCTCAACTACAGTCATAACTCTGTAACTCCCGCAATGAATCTCTTGGTTGAATCTGGTATGCTGGGGCGCAAGCGTGGTTTAGGGACCGTGGTACTTAACCTAAAATCCCAACCAAAAGGTTTGTGGCGCATTGGTTTAGCTTTCGGTTTAATGGATGTGAATCACAAGAGTCAGTATCAAAATGTTCTCACCAGTTACTTACAGGAACAGAGTCAAAAAAATCATTGTCATATTCGTTTTTATGTTTTGAACTATGATAAGAAAGATCAATTGCACGAATTAAGTCACTTTGGCATGTTGGAGAATGACTGCCAGGCAGGGCGTTTAGATGGTATTATTTCTTCGGCTTACTTTTCTCAAACAGCTATTGATCAGGCCATGGGTTATCACATTCCTATTTGTAAATTAGGTAAACATGAAAATTATCAGCTAAAAATTGAATATTCAGAAGAGAGTTTTCATGCACTTGCCCAAAATATGTTAAATGAGGGTGATAAAATTTTGTATCTGGGATCTTTGGACGAAAAAGCTCATCATCATTACTTAACAAACTATCAAGAATTTGTTCATCTATCTACAAATACGCCGGTAGATAGCTTGTTAGAATTGATCAAAAATAAGGGCTTTGATAACATTATAGTTCGCAATGATGTGGTAGCTCTAGAGCTTAGTTCTTTAATGAGCCAGCACGGTTTAACAAATCCCTTGATAATTCAAAGTAACAAACAGGTGCCACTTTATTATTCGACTCCCGTACGAAAAATTGAGCTAGATATTGAGCATTTGGCGCAACAAGCTTTGGAAATGACAATTCACGCTATTTCATCACAGGATTATAAAAAATCAGAGACTCACCTCAAATTTAAAGCGGAGAATTTATGA
- a CDS encoding FAD-dependent oxidoreductase: protein MYNVVLNENNFPREVKQADFCVVGGGMAGVCASIAAARRGLKTILIQDRSVLGGNASSEIRMWICGARGADNKEAGILEEIMLRNIYYNSEMKYTLWDDVLYGICREEENLEVIYSCSVNEVKTEGSKIRSVAAWHLTRQCWVEVQADFFADCSGDSVLRISGAETRHGREARGEFDESHAPEQADDKTMGSSILMQLREVPGHKEPFVAPPWARKFKREELESRNLTPKHNNFWWLEFGGLMDTLDDADDIRDEAMSIAYGVWGMMKNDPSGICDNWTLEWVGSLPGKRENIRYVGDHLLTQNDLEKEGRFDDRVCHGGWEMDDHHPDAIAYRGFPTIFHETPHCYGIPYRSLYSKDISNLFFAGRNISATHMAMSSTRVMGTTAVMGQAVGAAAALAFKEKTDCRGVYENHIAELQRQLIEDDQYIPWKTQALSALKIGGELTSSCDKADPLLNELERDLEGRDNGLWLKSDDSVTWSFAKVQSGGVIRLLGDSDFSRKKRMPCSDTLEDEKAKMPGQLIKSFELDLSDENGAVVETIKLELNFKRLIKIPLNTSYSKITLKNVVGWSGEAHIFSFDILSV, encoded by the coding sequence ATGTATAATGTTGTTTTAAATGAAAATAATTTTCCTCGAGAGGTGAAACAAGCTGATTTTTGTGTTGTCGGTGGGGGCATGGCTGGCGTTTGTGCCTCTATTGCAGCAGCTCGTAGAGGCTTGAAAACAATTTTGATTCAAGATAGATCAGTATTGGGAGGTAATGCATCGTCAGAAATTCGCATGTGGATTTGCGGGGCGCGGGGCGCTGATAATAAAGAAGCGGGTATTCTTGAAGAGATTATGCTGCGTAATATTTATTATAATAGTGAAATGAAATACACCCTCTGGGATGATGTTTTATACGGCATTTGTCGCGAAGAAGAAAATTTAGAAGTCATTTATAGTTGTAGCGTTAATGAAGTTAAAACTGAAGGTTCGAAGATTCGATCAGTAGCCGCATGGCATCTGACTCGTCAATGCTGGGTAGAAGTACAAGCTGACTTCTTTGCCGATTGTTCTGGGGACTCTGTATTGCGTATAAGTGGAGCGGAAACTAGGCATGGCCGAGAAGCTCGTGGGGAATTTGATGAGTCACATGCCCCTGAGCAAGCTGATGATAAAACCATGGGTAGTTCTATCCTCATGCAATTGCGTGAAGTGCCTGGTCATAAAGAGCCTTTCGTGGCACCTCCCTGGGCGAGGAAGTTTAAAAGAGAAGAATTAGAGAGTAGGAATTTAACACCTAAGCACAACAACTTTTGGTGGTTGGAGTTTGGTGGATTAATGGATACTTTAGATGATGCAGATGACATTCGCGATGAAGCCATGTCCATTGCTTATGGTGTTTGGGGTATGATGAAAAATGATCCCTCGGGAATATGTGATAATTGGACCTTAGAATGGGTGGGATCCTTACCTGGAAAGCGCGAAAATATTCGTTACGTTGGAGATCATTTATTAACTCAAAATGATTTGGAAAAAGAAGGACGTTTTGATGATCGCGTCTGTCATGGTGGTTGGGAGATGGATGACCATCACCCCGATGCTATAGCCTACCGCGGATTTCCGACGATTTTCCATGAAACACCCCATTGTTACGGCATTCCTTATCGCTCACTTTATTCTAAAGATATCAGTAATTTATTCTTTGCTGGCCGCAATATTTCTGCCACTCACATGGCTATGAGTTCTACCAGAGTTATGGGGACAACTGCAGTGATGGGGCAGGCTGTTGGTGCAGCGGCTGCTTTAGCTTTTAAAGAGAAAACAGACTGTCGTGGTGTGTATGAGAATCACATAGCAGAATTGCAGCGCCAACTCATCGAAGATGACCAGTATATACCATGGAAAACACAAGCCTTATCAGCTTTAAAAATAGGGGGTGAATTGACTTCCAGTTGTGACAAGGCAGATCCATTATTGAACGAGCTGGAGCGTGATCTAGAGGGGCGTGATAATGGATTGTGGCTCAAGTCCGATGACAGTGTAACTTGGAGCTTTGCTAAAGTGCAAAGTGGGGGCGTCATTCGCTTGCTTGGCGATAGTGATTTTAGTCGTAAAAAGCGCATGCCATGTAGTGATACTTTGGAAGATGAAAAAGCGAAAATGCCAGGTCAATTGATCAAGTCATTTGAGCTTGATTTAAGTGACGAAAATGGTGCTGTTGTCGAAACGATTAAGCTAGAATTGAACTTTAAACGTTTGATCAAAATCCCATTAAATACAAGTTATTCTAAAATCACATTAAAGAATGTGGTTGGCTGGAGTGGTGAGGCACACATCTTTAGTTTCGATATTCTTTCAGTGTAA
- a CDS encoding alpha-galactosidase — protein MPIKELSRFSSHDTEFVYFINEDQTVGFSLYPRAKKNELVEHRKNINDLATCVPIIKVFGGDWPAYKVHDLVQIKCVGEVSPGAFSAGSSMRSTESNLLFQDQRVEGNRVITILKHKYFDLEVEHKLEFNHENDYVLLSSKVINRGETEVKLENVSSFCLDGLSPFQQDDGEGAYYFHRFLSTWSAEGKHEVRSAEDCNFERSWSGHGARTMRYGQVGSMPVKDYFPFIGLEDRQHQVMWGAQLAQPGSWQMEFYRRGDFVSLSGGQGDREHAHWLKNLKPNESFATPQAIVSTCCGGIEDLQNRLVQYQLRELESLPQSEQDLPIVFNDWCTTWGHPSEDNILKIADALAGSHVKYLVMDDGWFNDEPGCQQGLGDWNVSKTIYPNGFKNLCLKLQEKGFIPGIWFELENCTEGSELFHREELLLKVDGFVLQRGTRRFLDFRKQEVHDYLAEKVIKTLKNNHISYIKTDYNDTIGMGCDGAESLGEGLRQHLAGVQAFYRRMREEIPDLVIEVCSSGGHRLEPSFMDLASMGGFSDSHEGTDIPIIAANTAMQIAMRKNQIWAVLREDDNVSRVYYSMAATFMGRMCLSGDLFLLNVQQKQIMQAGQEMYLQIKKSIPQGYIRIVRHGVSSYLHPKGYQIFARYAKESAYLVIHSFENAPSSIEYELEGNWKIGQVFKQDHINLSLKAKVLSLSGVEDYKGLVIELMPQL, from the coding sequence ATGCCCATTAAAGAATTGTCACGTTTTAGTTCCCATGATACTGAATTTGTTTATTTTATAAACGAGGATCAGACTGTGGGCTTCAGTCTTTACCCCAGAGCTAAAAAGAATGAGCTCGTGGAACATCGCAAAAATATTAATGATTTGGCCACATGCGTTCCCATTATCAAAGTTTTTGGAGGTGATTGGCCAGCTTATAAAGTGCATGATTTAGTCCAGATTAAGTGTGTAGGGGAGGTTTCGCCGGGAGCCTTTAGTGCGGGTAGCAGCATGCGCAGTACGGAAAGTAATCTCCTTTTTCAAGATCAGCGAGTGGAAGGTAATAGGGTGATTACGATCTTGAAACACAAATATTTTGATTTAGAAGTGGAGCATAAGTTGGAGTTTAATCATGAAAATGATTATGTGCTTCTTTCATCTAAAGTGATTAATCGAGGTGAAACTGAAGTAAAATTAGAGAATGTAAGTTCATTTTGCCTAGATGGCCTTTCGCCTTTTCAGCAAGACGACGGGGAAGGAGCTTATTATTTCCATCGTTTTCTAAGCACTTGGTCAGCTGAAGGTAAACATGAAGTACGTTCTGCTGAGGATTGTAACTTTGAGAGGTCGTGGAGTGGTCACGGCGCTAGAACAATGCGTTATGGACAAGTGGGGTCCATGCCTGTTAAGGACTATTTTCCCTTTATTGGTCTAGAAGATCGTCAGCATCAAGTGATGTGGGGGGCACAATTAGCGCAACCCGGTTCTTGGCAAATGGAATTTTATCGTCGTGGTGACTTTGTTTCCTTGAGTGGTGGTCAAGGTGATCGTGAACACGCTCATTGGCTAAAGAACCTTAAGCCAAATGAGAGTTTTGCGACTCCACAAGCCATTGTGAGTACTTGTTGTGGTGGCATAGAGGATTTACAAAATCGCTTGGTGCAATACCAATTAAGAGAACTTGAATCGCTCCCTCAATCTGAGCAGGATCTTCCCATAGTGTTTAATGATTGGTGTACCACTTGGGGGCACCCATCCGAAGATAATATTTTAAAAATTGCTGATGCTTTAGCTGGCTCACATGTTAAGTATTTAGTGATGGATGATGGTTGGTTTAATGATGAGCCTGGCTGTCAGCAGGGCTTAGGTGACTGGAATGTGAGCAAGACTATTTATCCTAATGGCTTTAAAAACCTATGTTTGAAATTACAAGAAAAAGGTTTTATTCCTGGTATTTGGTTTGAATTAGAAAATTGTACCGAAGGTTCCGAGCTTTTCCATCGAGAAGAGCTTTTGCTTAAAGTTGATGGCTTTGTCTTGCAGCGAGGGACTCGCCGTTTTTTAGATTTTCGCAAACAAGAAGTGCACGATTATTTAGCCGAAAAAGTTATTAAGACCTTAAAAAATAATCACATTTCTTACATTAAAACAGATTATAACGATACCATTGGAATGGGTTGTGATGGCGCTGAATCCTTGGGCGAAGGTCTTCGTCAGCATTTAGCAGGGGTGCAGGCTTTTTATCGTCGCATGCGTGAAGAAATCCCCGATTTAGTGATTGAGGTCTGTAGTTCTGGTGGCCACCGTTTAGAACCTAGTTTTATGGATTTGGCGAGCATGGGCGGTTTTTCCGATTCTCATGAAGGAACAGATATTCCTATTATTGCGGCCAATACGGCCATGCAAATTGCCATGCGCAAGAATCAAATTTGGGCCGTTTTGCGAGAAGATGATAATGTGAGCCGAGTTTATTATTCAATGGCGGCAACTTTTATGGGGCGTATGTGTTTGAGTGGCGATTTATTTTTGCTGAATGTGCAACAAAAGCAGATTATGCAGGCGGGTCAAGAAATGTACCTACAGATAAAAAAGTCCATTCCTCAAGGATACATTCGCATTGTTCGCCATGGCGTGAGTAGTTACTTGCACCCGAAGGGATATCAAATCTTCGCGCGTTACGCAAAAGAGAGTGCTTATTTAGTGATACATAGCTTTGAAAATGCGCCAAGCTCTATTGAGTATGAGCTTGAAGGTAATTGGAAAATAGGGCAGGTGTTTAAGCAAGATCACATCAATTTGAGCTTAAAAGCTAAGGTCTTATCCCTTAGTGGAGTCGAAGATTATAAGGGCTTAGTTATAGAACTTATGCCGCAATTATAG
- a CDS encoding AraC family transcriptional regulator gives MLNKFNQIKYGNTNLFFKNINFELPYKLLNFGRERVVSSDYRWHGLKRGKLETAIWQYTLSGSGKLRSNNTTYTIQPHQAMLVTSPDDHEYFFDSMDSHWEFIYLSFCGTDLVQHYKNLIAKTSPVCSLPINSKLISLFLQLTQNPHLSDSQTQVQHSQLCYQFIMELHQEILADKQKPLPQAIQNVLNHINHHLNQAISIDEMASVAKLSRYHFSRVFSKAIGISPNEYLIKTKMEYAQKLLFTQNLSVKQLAHECGYHDPSYFCKVFKKHFGHSPKADLS, from the coding sequence ATGCTTAATAAATTTAATCAAATTAAATATGGAAATACTAATTTATTCTTTAAAAATATAAATTTTGAGCTTCCTTATAAATTATTAAATTTCGGCCGAGAAAGAGTCGTTTCTAGCGACTACAGATGGCACGGTCTAAAACGTGGCAAGTTGGAAACTGCCATCTGGCAATACACTTTATCCGGCTCTGGTAAGTTAAGAAGCAATAATACGACTTACACTATTCAACCTCATCAAGCCATGTTAGTCACAAGTCCGGATGATCACGAATACTTCTTTGATTCCATGGACTCCCACTGGGAATTCATTTACCTAAGTTTTTGTGGTACAGACTTAGTTCAACACTACAAAAACTTAATTGCCAAAACATCGCCTGTTTGTAGCCTACCCATCAATTCCAAGCTGATAAGTTTATTTTTGCAGCTCACGCAAAACCCTCACTTAAGCGATAGTCAAACACAAGTCCAGCACTCACAACTATGCTATCAATTTATTATGGAACTCCATCAAGAGATCTTAGCCGACAAACAAAAGCCTCTCCCCCAAGCAATACAAAATGTTTTAAATCATATCAACCACCACCTCAATCAAGCCATCAGCATCGATGAAATGGCCTCGGTCGCCAAATTGAGTCGCTATCATTTCTCTAGAGTTTTTTCAAAGGCCATAGGCATAAGCCCCAATGAATACCTCATCAAAACAAAAATGGAATACGCCCAAAAATTGCTTTTCACGCAAAACCTCAGCGTCAAACAACTCGCCCACGAATGCGGCTATCACGACCCCAGCTACTTTTGCAAAGTCTTTAAAAAACATTTTGGTCATTCACCTAAAGCCGATTTAAGCTAA
- a CDS encoding NADPH-dependent FMN reductase, with the protein MKKAVIIGTSLNVDSRSQELAQIFEEKLTNKKVDVCRFDMREFNLPFAGASGSWDSEETKKIHEEVVSASHIVFSVPIYCYDVNAVAKNIIELIGHSFTDKVIGFICSAGGSSSYMSVMGFANHLMLDFRSVIVPRFVYAEDKDWSEGQVNEIIKERFDLLIDDLSAIQIARNEQV; encoded by the coding sequence ATGAAAAAAGCTGTTATTATCGGAACCAGCTTAAATGTGGATTCACGGTCTCAAGAGTTGGCTCAAATTTTTGAAGAAAAATTGACGAATAAAAAGGTTGATGTTTGTAGATTTGATATGAGAGAATTCAATCTACCATTTGCGGGAGCTTCAGGATCTTGGGATTCTGAAGAAACAAAAAAAATACATGAAGAGGTGGTTTCGGCATCTCACATTGTTTTTTCAGTCCCCATATATTGCTATGATGTCAATGCTGTTGCCAAAAATATCATTGAATTGATTGGTCATTCTTTTACAGATAAAGTTATTGGCTTTATATGCTCAGCAGGAGGCTCTAGTAGCTATATGTCTGTCATGGGATTTGCGAATCACCTTATGTTAGATTTTAGAAGTGTCATTGTACCAAGGTTTGTCTATGCTGAGGATAAAGATTGGTCTGAAGGTCAGGTAAATGAAATTATTAAGGAGAGATTTGATCTACTTATTGATGATTTATCGGCTATTCAAATAGCAAGAAACGAGCAGGTATGA
- a CDS encoding histidine phosphatase family protein, with the protein MKLHLIRHAKTRANANGFLSCETEEPLNQEGFQQASLLAKYIATIQFDKIWCSPLLRAIQTLAPFIESARFTPEYWPLLCEGQLNFNALAPISTPEFSKESNLPKASESVGSFRGRVSEFLSMIANENTDKIVICITHGHFIREALNLFLGASNYTRFPVGNCSDTLIELGEHQFIHYVNRTTI; encoded by the coding sequence ATGAAATTACATTTAATTAGACATGCTAAGACTAGGGCTAATGCTAATGGCTTCTTGTCTTGTGAAACTGAAGAGCCTTTGAATCAGGAGGGCTTCCAACAAGCAAGCTTGTTGGCAAAGTATATTGCCACAATTCAGTTCGATAAAATTTGGTGTAGCCCCCTTTTAAGAGCTATACAAACACTTGCCCCATTTATAGAGTCAGCTCGGTTTACGCCTGAATATTGGCCTCTTTTATGCGAGGGCCAATTAAACTTTAATGCTTTGGCTCCTATTTCTACCCCCGAGTTTTCCAAAGAATCAAATCTTCCTAAAGCTTCCGAGTCTGTAGGTAGTTTTCGGGGTCGAGTTTCAGAGTTTCTTTCAATGATAGCTAATGAAAACACAGATAAAATAGTTATTTGTATCACCCATGGTCACTTTATTCGTGAAGCCTTAAATCTATTTTTAGGTGCGTCAAATTATACAAGATTTCCAGTCGGTAATTGCTCAGACACTTTAATTGAGCTAGGTGAGCATCAATTTATTCACTACGTAAACCGAACTACAATCTAA
- a CDS encoding anaerobic sulfatase maturase: MPTKPFHILAKPSGPICNLDCDYCFYLDKVELFENEKSFKMPPDVLEQHIKTYISSQVNNGAEINFAWQGGEPTLMGLDYFKKIVELQKKYAPAHANITNAMQTNGTLLDDEWCIFLRENNFLVGISIDGPEDLHDHYRKDKARRGTFNQVMRGLLLLQQHKVEYNTLTVVQSHNGDHPQRVYEFLKSIGSQFMQFIPIVEPTHGSKVNERSVRPKQWGDFMISIFEQWRKNDIGKIFIQHFDGALANELKMPGSICVHSPECGRSLAIEHNGNVYSCDHFVYDKDLVGNIMTQSYEEIVDSPQQLQFGRDKYEKMPSKCLKCPVRPQCHGGCPAHRFTSTSNGEKHLNYLCEGYFDFFTHLSPYLKAMGMALRKRLPATEYYQFMPKQDIGRNDPCPCGSGKKSKACHA; this comes from the coding sequence ATGCCAACAAAACCCTTTCATATTCTCGCCAAACCTTCGGGACCTATTTGCAACCTGGATTGTGACTACTGTTTCTACTTAGACAAGGTCGAACTCTTTGAGAATGAAAAGTCTTTTAAAATGCCTCCAGATGTGCTCGAACAGCACATAAAAACCTACATCTCTTCCCAAGTCAACAATGGCGCAGAAATCAACTTTGCCTGGCAGGGCGGTGAACCCACCTTGATGGGACTGGATTACTTCAAAAAGATTGTTGAACTGCAAAAGAAATACGCCCCAGCTCATGCAAATATCACCAATGCCATGCAAACCAATGGCACATTATTAGATGATGAATGGTGTATCTTTTTAAGGGAGAATAATTTTCTTGTGGGTATCAGTATTGATGGACCCGAGGATCTGCACGATCACTACCGCAAAGACAAAGCTCGCCGCGGTACCTTCAATCAAGTTATGAGAGGACTTTTGTTGCTCCAACAACACAAGGTTGAATACAATACTCTCACCGTGGTCCAAAGCCACAACGGCGATCATCCTCAGAGAGTTTATGAATTCCTCAAATCTATTGGCTCACAATTTATGCAATTCATCCCCATTGTTGAGCCTACGCATGGCTCAAAGGTCAATGAGCGCTCTGTACGACCCAAGCAATGGGGGGACTTTATGATCAGTATTTTTGAACAATGGCGCAAAAATGATATTGGGAAAATTTTTATTCAGCATTTCGATGGTGCCTTAGCTAATGAGCTCAAAATGCCCGGTTCCATCTGTGTTCACTCACCAGAGTGTGGCCGTTCTTTAGCCATCGAACACAACGGGAATGTCTACAGTTGTGATCACTTTGTCTACGACAAAGATCTAGTAGGTAACATCATGACACAATCCTACGAGGAAATTGTAGACAGCCCACAACAGCTGCAATTCGGTCGCGATAAATATGAAAAAATGCCCAGTAAGTGCCTTAAATGTCCTGTTCGTCCCCAATGCCATGGTGGATGCCCAGCTCACCGCTTTACCAGTACTTCCAATGGAGAGAAACACCTCAATTACCTCTGTGAAGGGTATTTTGATTTCTTCACTCATCTCAGCCCTTATCTAAAAGCCATGGGAATGGCCTTGCGCAAGCGCCTCCCTGCCACTGAATACTACCAATTCATGCCTAAACAAGATATAGGACGCAACGATCCATGTCCTTGCGGAAGTGGTAAGAAATCCAAAGCCTGCCATGCCTAA
- a CDS encoding 3-keto-disaccharide hydrolase, which produces MKKLLKIQFLLALSFLSLSSFGKNEAINLLSADELEMNSKWVLKDGLLYPSEKPGYIVWTKKSFSNFELTVEFKTSEECNSGIFFRTNINNPVQEGFEIQVASPGLYNGKHVVGSLYDAKEPSEIAVKPDGEWNTMVLTCKGPKIKVVLNGVEVQNLNINDWNTANKNPDGTKNKFKTALKDLPHNGRIGVQYHGQPVWYRKLSIIELN; this is translated from the coding sequence ATGAAAAAACTTCTCAAAATACAATTTTTACTTGCACTGAGCTTTCTATCCTTATCATCTTTTGGCAAGAATGAAGCCATCAATTTATTAAGCGCTGACGAGCTTGAAATGAATAGCAAATGGGTATTAAAAGACGGCTTACTTTATCCATCGGAAAAACCAGGCTACATCGTCTGGACTAAAAAGAGTTTCTCAAATTTCGAGCTCACTGTCGAGTTTAAAACTTCTGAAGAATGCAATAGTGGAATATTTTTTAGAACGAATATAAACAATCCAGTACAGGAAGGTTTTGAAATACAGGTGGCATCACCAGGGCTCTACAATGGTAAGCACGTAGTAGGCTCGTTATACGACGCTAAAGAACCTTCTGAAATCGCTGTTAAACCCGATGGAGAATGGAATACTATGGTTTTGACCTGTAAAGGGCCAAAAATCAAGGTGGTACTCAATGGAGTCGAGGTTCAGAACCTAAATATCAACGATTGGAACACAGCAAATAAAAATCCAGATGGCACTAAAAATAAATTTAAAACAGCACTCAAGGATTTGCCTCATAATGGTCGCATCGGCGTTCAATATCACGGCCAACCCGTTTGGTACAGAAAGCTCTCTATTATAGAACTAAATTAA
- a CDS encoding c-type cytochrome has protein sequence MYKTILLSLFSLIPGIMADPVNATSHVFDRSPGFGEKLLSINPSIDYQDISPNISKFRVSGFDFFSDGRLAISLWDAKGRVYILENPLAPQEEHKYIKYAEGLHEALGIKVVDDQVYVLQKSELTRLDDTDKDGVADEYVCISNKWDVTTNFHEFSFGPLYKDGKFYIALAVAVNPGGVTTNPQTKDRGTIIEIDPKSGDYRVVLAGLRTPNGLMINAAGDMFVADNQGDYLPANKIMHIKEGAFYNHTYSPKHAFADKEVTQPAAWLQQNEIANSPTQGSFVPHGIYKDQLLIGDIHHGGLKRIFFEKIDGEYQSAAFRFTQNLRASINRTIFDKDNYLYLGGCGMGGNWATEGLKHDGIMRVKLYDQSIFEMLAIRAKSNGIEIEFTEPVAENIAWTKSLYRINQWTYKPTRNYGGPKIDKQQLEVLSVTPSQDLKKVFVEIAGMKEKHVINLRLANNFASKSGAQLFTGDAYYTLNKIPQNKVMIAKSVPSHVELISNVFTSSNEHPGAEVYRALCMSCHSLDGSKLVGPTFKGLAKSMRTVIKNGKEEKVHADRAYLRRSITKPAEEVAKGYQPIMPTLAPNMSKKQLTDVIDYMESLAK, from the coding sequence ATGTACAAAACTATCTTATTAAGCCTCTTTAGTCTAATACCAGGTATTATGGCAGATCCCGTTAATGCCACTAGCCATGTATTTGATCGCTCTCCTGGCTTTGGTGAAAAATTACTCAGTATTAATCCCAGCATTGATTACCAAGATATTAGTCCAAATATTTCGAAATTTCGCGTCAGTGGATTTGATTTCTTTTCCGATGGCCGTTTAGCTATTTCTCTATGGGATGCCAAGGGAAGGGTTTATATTCTAGAGAATCCTCTCGCACCACAAGAAGAGCACAAATACATTAAGTATGCAGAGGGCTTACATGAAGCCCTAGGTATAAAGGTAGTCGATGATCAAGTTTATGTTCTACAGAAAAGTGAATTGACACGCTTGGATGATACCGATAAAGATGGTGTGGCAGATGAGTATGTCTGTATCTCAAATAAATGGGACGTTACGACAAATTTTCATGAATTTTCTTTTGGACCACTTTATAAAGATGGTAAATTTTATATTGCTCTAGCTGTGGCAGTTAACCCCGGTGGAGTTACGACTAATCCGCAGACAAAAGATCGTGGGACCATTATCGAGATTGATCCCAAAAGTGGTGATTACCGTGTTGTGCTTGCTGGTTTGCGCACTCCAAATGGCTTAATGATTAATGCCGCAGGAGACATGTTTGTAGCAGATAATCAGGGAGATTATCTACCCGCAAACAAAATTATGCATATTAAAGAAGGTGCTTTTTATAATCATACCTACTCGCCGAAACATGCTTTTGCGGATAAAGAAGTCACACAACCCGCCGCGTGGTTGCAGCAAAATGAAATAGCTAACTCACCAACTCAAGGTTCTTTTGTTCCCCATGGAATATATAAAGATCAATTGCTCATTGGTGACATTCACCATGGTGGTCTAAAGAGAATTTTCTTTGAAAAAATTGATGGCGAATATCAATCAGCTGCCTTTCGTTTTACTCAGAATTTGAGAGCCTCAATTAACAGAACGATTTTTGATAAAGACAATTACTTATATTTAGGCGGTTGTGGTATGGGGGGGAACTGGGCTACAGAGGGTTTAAAGCATGACGGCATCATGCGTGTTAAACTCTATGATCAGTCAATTTTCGAGATGCTTGCGATCCGCGCAAAGAGCAATGGTATAGAGATCGAATTTACTGAACCCGTAGCAGAAAATATTGCCTGGACTAAAAGTCTTTATCGCATTAATCAGTGGACATATAAGCCGACTCGTAATTACGGAGGGCCAAAAATTGATAAGCAACAATTAGAGGTGCTTTCGGTCACACCAAGCCAAGATCTAAAAAAGGTCTTTGTTGAAATCGCTGGGATGAAAGAAAAGCATGTCATTAACTTGCGCTTAGCGAATAATTTTGCATCGAAATCCGGAGCCCAGCTCTTTACTGGTGATGCTTACTACACACTCAATAAAATACCACAAAATAAAGTAATGATTGCCAAATCAGTACCATCTCATGTGGAGCTTATCTCAAATGTTTTTACGTCCAGTAATGAACATCCCGGTGCAGAAGTCTATCGTGCACTCTGCATGTCTTGTCATAGTCTCGATGGGTCTAAACTCGTGGGGCCGACTTTTAAAGGCTTGGCTAAAAGCATGAGAACGGTCATTAAAAATGGCAAAGAAGAAAAAGTCCACGCGGACCGCGCTTACCTTCGTCGCTCAATTACTAAACCAGCAGAAGAAGTAGCTAAAGGCTACCAGCCAATCATGCCGACTTTGGCACCGAATATGAGCAAAAAACAACTAACTGATGTCATTGATTACATGGAGTCATTGGCAAAGTAG